In Amia ocellicauda isolate fAmiCal2 chromosome 7, fAmiCal2.hap1, whole genome shotgun sequence, the genomic window CTGGCTATGTTTCAGCTGTtaacccacccccacccccctccaaaccccccaaaaaaggcTGCAAACTATGCCCTGGAGACCACGCCTCAACTACTGTAATTAGCAGGACTGGGCATACTTACAATGGTGCTCTGTGCAGCTGAGGGAGAGCGAGTTCTCCGCCTGAAGGGCATGTGGCTCTGGCCTACAGATTAAGactatttgttttcttgtattgGGGAGGGCAGGGGAGATCCTGTGAGCTTCAGAGTTCAGACAGAGGCAGCCCAGCCTCGCAATGGGAgacagagggggtgggggggcgggggagggAGAAGGACAGGCCGCAGGGACAGTGCACTCACCTGACGACTTGTTCCTCATGAGGCGGACCTCCCTGGGCTGGATGCCCTGCTCCTGCAGCTGGGTGCGGATCTGAAGCGACAGCAGGAGAAAGTGGGGTTAGGCAGGTGGGGGGCTTAGTGGTGGATCTGGCCAAGCTCGGCAAGTTTACGTTGTTCTTGGGCCCCAGAATACATCCGAATTGTCCACTCACCCACCTGTGTGGGACTGCCGAGACCCCCTGATGGCAGGATACACGAAGCATGCTTTAATGGGAAGCATCAGTAGACAAGCTAGACTGGGCTGTCGTTATGCAGAGTGAGGAGATAAGATGCTCAAAGTGAATAAACAGACAGAAGAGCGGGGGGGTCACCTACCTCATTGACCGTGGCATTGGGCGGCAGCATCCTCAGCATGATGATGTTACTGGCCTTCTGCTCGCCCGGCTCCGCCCTGTAGTCCTGGTCCCGGAAGTCGGGGTCAGAGGGGAAGCCGGAGTCTTCCTGGGGGTCTCGAAACCCCTCTGATCCCCGGAGCCCAGGCGTGCCCGTGATGCCAAGCTCCGGGAACTCCTGCCCAGGACGGAGGgtagtgcacacacacacacacacacacacacagaccatgACCAACCCAATCTGGAGGAGTTACTGTACATCAGGGGACAGCGATGGCAGATGCCACCATTGGTTCAGATTTTGCTTCTGCTTCAAAACTAATAAGGAAGCCCTAAGGCTTATTTCTAACAATATGCATTTATATTAAATGACTGTATGATTTGTGCTGAAAGAAACAGATTTAAAATCGTcttaaaaccagagaaacagaAAGGATGTTTACAAGCCACCGCTGGACAGATGATTAGGGGAGTATCCTAACTGAGCTGTGTCCCAGAGAGGAGATCACAGTTCGCTTAATGACTGGCTGATACCGACCAATCACATCCGTTACCTGTCGCTTGATGGATGGCCTGAACTCCTGGTCATCTCCACCATCCGCGTCGTAGTCCTCCTGGGCAGAGGGGGCGCTATAGCTGTCCTCCTCCAGGTCACCCAGCCCCCGCTCAGAGTCAATGTAGTCAGCGGGTTCATCCGCTCTGGGATAGGATCGGAAGTCCCTCCTGCGATCCTCGTAGCCCCTCAGCCGCTCCTCCCGGTCAAACGGCTCGTAGTCTCTGTCGAACGGCTCGTAGTCGCGACCCCTGTCCTCCCGGTCGAAAGGCTCATAGTCGCGGGCTCTGTCCTCGCGGCGGAAGCGAGGGAAGTCTTTGGGCCGCTCGTCAGGGCCCCGGCGGAAGCCACGCTCGTCCCGGGGGAAGGGATGGGGGGCGGCGGCCGCGGCACCGGCAGAGGCTGGGGGCGGGGGATAGTCACGGCCTCGCTCCTCGCCCCTGCGGAACGGCCGATCGTCCCTCTCGGGCTCCTCGAACACGGCGCTGCCCACTTCCTCCCGGCCGTAGCCTCGGTAGTCCATATCCCTATAGTCGTGGTCCTGGAGGTCGCTGCCATAGCGGCCCATCCGGTCTCCACGACCACCCCTGCGGACACCACCACACCTGGGGGTCAACTCCATCTGGAACTGCATTATCTGCTCTCGCTTACCACTATCCAAGTAAAAAACATCAGCAAATTCTTTAACATCTCATTTGATCCATCAAAAGCTACTGCGAAGCCAAAGTTGTCGGTGTCCACACCTTCACCATGGGAATCACAGTTCACACCATTCAGACAAACTCAGATTGCGAGATTATTACAATGATTTATAAGTTTATGATGTCTGTAGGGCAGCACGAACATTCTTTGCGAATTAAACAATACAGACAAAGatataattcattcattcattgagTATCAGGAAATAAAGCATGaaaatcagtttgttttttccttacACCACACCTGCTGCCAAATGGAGGATGCTCAGGCCCAAGAGGAATAAAAACCAATAGAGCTTGAAATCTGGCAACTCCCAACTAAACTAACATAAACCATCAATGCATTAGGGAATTATAACAACTGGCCAGTGGCCCCCCTTGCTTTTTGGACAATGTGCGATGTGCTGTATGGTACGTACCGTCTCTCATACTCCATGACTTCTCCCCGACCGTGTACGTCTGGCAGCTGGGTGAGGGGGGCACTAGTCAAGGGGCACCATTCACAAGAACTCACTCACCCTGAGGGAGACAAGGGAAGTCAAGCAGAGAAACTGCATCTTCACTAAGGGTCTCAGAACAGTTCAGTGTTGGCCATTAGTCTGACTACattacaacttaaaaaaaacaagattacAGTAACAATAAGAGCAGTTCCTCTGAGTCTGGAGTCCCATTGCCACCGTGTTCAATTACAGAATTACAATGACATGAAAGGTAATATAGAAAGCAGTAAAACTGGTAAATAAACAACGCTACAGCATTGTATGTTAGTTTTTTCCTGATCCATTTGAAAGCCTTATTGAACTGTATCCTCAATTTCAATGTACAACATTCAATATTAAGTGAAGTCGCCCTTCCCACACCAGGCGTCACTTCAGAGACTCATTGGCGCTACAGTGTGCAATGCGGTCACTATCAGTCCGGCAATAATGTCACTGTCCCGAAATACGACTGTGTACTGGATCGTTACCAGAACCACGGGCTGAAGTCGTACATATCGATCGATGATTATAACAATATTTACCAATTCTGGTCACTGCATACGAAACGTATAGACGTGCGATAGATATGGGCATGCATATATTATACATCACGTCCCACTTAGCGGACACTCCTAAAGCTTCTGCCGATAAAAACACCGAGTAGGACGTCGTGACTGGGCTGTGTACATTATAACAGCCAGTTAACGCATGATCTGCTTATAGATCGGCACGATTACGATGGCATATTTGGATTTCCCCCCATGTATTATCAACACTGTTGTTTATacagacattttaatttattttgaacgGGTTAACCTAAAACTGGTGTAAACGTGCAAGAGAAAATCACCTACCGACGAGCTGTGCAGGAGAAGGGTTAAAATAACACACTAACAATGTCAACAAAACATctttgaaaaaattaaatacaactcAACCGTCTCGTTTGGGATCCGAGACAAAATGGCTAACTACCGGGGCGGAGCTTGTTCGTTGCACTCCGTTAGCTGATTGGGAGAAATGTTTTGGACTCGGTCTCTTTTAACAGGCGATTGGGCAGCATTTACATCAATCACCCCCGTGAGCCACCTCCCCTGTCTGCCTATTGGCGCAAATCATCCCCTTTAATAAGCGTGTGGCGAGAAGGTCGGGCGGAGGATCCTCCTCTTCCTGTACGGTGATTGGCTCTGCGCCAGGTTCCGATCTGCTGATTGGTCCTCTTCCTGTACGGTGATTGGCTCTGCGCCAGGTTCCGATCTGCTGATTGGTCGCCCTAAGTGTCGGCGACTTTGCGATAGGAAGGTGGAAGAGCGGAAGTCATCGTGATAATCGCGATATCGTCTTTCTTGACAGCGAAGCAAAATTAGCATGAAATCCTTACTAGTATGTGTTTTCTAGTGCGATGAACAATTGTTCCTGTAGGTCACACTCAAACCCAGGGGTCAAAGGGTGTAAGTGTACTTTATTTTGCTCCATCTTAAATTCTGAGCACTTGCATTTTTAGCATTTATCTAAACATATCAAACACCTTTTCTAGGtctttattcataaaatatattatacactacgggtcaaaagttttagaacacccacattttccagttttaattgaaatgaaagcaataacctgaaatggtacaaaggtaagcggtaaactgccagaggtaaataaaatgtacgttaccaaaaactgaaaaataatgtacatttcagagttataatGTGTTACTGCACCCTCTTAAGCGttcatcgttagaaagctgagagtctcggCTTTCGTGGGACACCAAGCACAACAGTGAAGTGTACaaacatgggattaaagagaggCACACGGATTTGGCTACCAGAGGGGGTTGCATTGTATTAAACAAAACGagtccatgatttattttttatctccatttgttctatgctttaatttcagagtacattgagacatgaaactgcgtacatttcaattaaaactggaaaaaaaaaagtcatttaaCTCTTGACCAGTAGTTTGTATACACGCACATTAATATACAATAATAGCAGTTAAACAACAGATATTACCTTTTATGCTTAGGGGTTGATTGGCATCAATAAAGATCCCAATCCAGCAGACATGTTTCTCAGCTTCCCTTTAATAGCCCTAACTCACATAGAAacatgtatgcttggaataacaggaAGAGATAAATGGAGTAATGTGAGATATCATTGAAATAGTGAAAATTATGGAGAAAGGAAGCTATCGAATGGATGTTGGGAGATCAAAAGACCTAGAGGACGACCACatgaaagatgggaagatgaaataataaactttgcagatgTGACGTGGGAAAAGGAAGctatagattgaagcaagtgcacacatcttggggaggccttcatccagcagtgcattgatataggctgatgatgacgatggagacatacatatatttacaccatttttttataaaaaaccTGAGGACATACAAAAACAGCTCTTATTTGAgctctgaaaagaaaaataacatgaataacggaaacaggagacacttctttacacagagagtagtcaaaatctggaataaactacccagcgatgtggtagaagctgaaagtttgggaacatttaagaatagactggatagaatccttggatcacttagatattaatggacaccaaacaagcacgatgggtcgaatggcctcctctcatttgtaaactttcttatgttcttatgaatactGAATGAAATTGATATGTAAACTGAATAAGGGAGATCAAGCTGGAGACGGAACAGAAGCCACAATAACTGCAGCTGTCATCCTTATCTACAGGTAGCCTAACTTCCAGTCTGTCCTACGTGGCAATAAATCAGTTACTTACTCTTAAGGGAAAGCAAGTAATCTTGCATCCTCATTGTGATCAGTTTGTATATGATTTTGGGGTAAACAGTACACCCCCTCACCGCGGTGAAAAATAATTTATCGCCAATactggccttttttttttgtaaatgtatcgATTCTGAAGCCTCTGTTTGTTGATTCGGTGATGTTGCTGCAGTGGCGTGGGAGATGCATGAGCTAGTGCCTATAACACCAGTAAATACATGAGGGTATTTTTTCCTATTATAATCATCTATTTTTCATCAGTGTgggctatttttgttttgtttcaggatCTAGCATTTGGCTCAGGCTGACCGGTTTCTGTCGTTTTTTCAAGGGATAAATCTCACACATTGAGtttttgaaaacttgagagctGTGGCTTTAGTCATTCACTTTAGTCATTCTGCGCAATGTCCCTGTAAACAAGCCGAGATTGATGCCTGCTTATTTACAACATGTAGCCAGAGATAGATAAAATGTAGGGAGATTGAAGAGTTGAAAATCCTCCAGTAATTCAGTATCAACTTAGTTGGAAGGAAAGCCAAAAGATGCCATTTGCAATCCATGACCCAGAGTTGAAGATCCACTGGCTAAGGATGTCACATGGTGGTGTTCCAGTTTATGAAGGGatgtccacacagcactggttGTGATTAGAGCCCTGTGTTAGAGCCCAAGATATGACCTACACCACAGAGCAGAAGGTGTCAGGTCCAGTATCGCTGCATTTCAGTTGTTCAGCTGGCCTCCCCCGACCCCAGTCcacataaaaaaacagtatGACACAACCAGTGTACCCtaaaaacaatttatttttatttaaagtacttTTAAAAGCAGACTAAGGAAATTCCAAGATGCATTTGTACAAAAGGTAGTTATTTTGCTGCAGATTCTttttgtcctctctctctctctctctctctcacatgacTATTTTAAAAAGACGTTATcttgttttaatattatatttatttattttttagatggttttttttttttttttttttacattttcttgtttttttttttaaggtaagaTTCTAGAATTGCAAGAGGGTATTACTGATACAGTACAAGCCAGTAGAATTCCACACAGGGTTAAATACAGTACAAGagcaggagaaaaaagaaaagaaaaaaggagggaGGCGCAGGTTGTTTGGTACGTTACAGAGGTGCAGGGAGCGAGATGGCAGTGAGGGCAACACTGACCCCTTTCACTAACCCTGGGCCAACATACGTACAGGGAAAATGACCAGgacttaaaatattttaaaaaataaccaTCAACCTACTTCAAACCTTTATATAAATTCGGTAACAATTCAAGACACATTCCCAAAGAAGCACAGTGAAAGTTTCTGTACTATACCATCAGGATGCTTCTGGTTTCTGCACTGTGTTTTGATCGCCTTACTTTCCCTTAACGTGAACTGCATCAAGCAAGACACAGGATCTTTGTATATTTCGGTATTAATGTGGTTTTAAATCCCCCTTCGGAAAATTCTGACATGGTTTATAACCTGTTCGAAATTGCTGGAAAAGACCATGTGCTTAACCTTTATAAATGCAAACCTACTGGTCTGGACAAATCTTGTGGTGTTTATTCCTCTAATCAATTTCTCAGtactttattactttttttttttttgtcagcctAACTTTAAAAGGTCTTAGTGGAAAGTAGGCTGAGCAAAACAAACTAGAAAACCAAGAGCAACTAGATATCCACCCCCAAGAGAAGGagctaaattatatatatatatatatatatttaaaaggacAATAGGAAAAATCCCCTTATCCCACAAAATTTTGCAACGTGTGACTTCAGTCAATGAACATGTCCACAGATTCCCTAGTATTAATTAGCTTCCTATAAAATCAGAGACAGAGGAGGATGCAGAACTGAATTCTGATTCAAGTTGTGCCACGTTGTTTCAGTCATGAAGACTCAGTAATGGAGACCAAAGTCACTGTTAGCATCACGCCAGCTCTGACTTGGGCCTGATAACGGTCATGCTTAGTAGCACCAAAAGCGTGGACTGCACACAATGATGTCAGGACCAGATCTGTTCACATCAAATAACCCAATTTGTTTCACTGCTGGGGCAGTGGATCACACCCCGTGGCCCTCTCTCCTGCTGTAAATACCCCAGAATTACCAGGGCTAACTCCAATGCAGCGCACTCTCGCGCAGCAGCTTTAATTACGAACTCAAGACCTCAAGTCTTAACCTCCCTGCCACCGCCAACACCACCCACGCTGATCAGCAGATGGTCTGTTCTACAGTTACAGGACTCGAAATATTAAACCAGTCGATCCGTGTCCGGGATCCAAACATGCCAAATACGTTTCCACTCCAACGCCTCCGTTCCTAAAATGCTAACACGCCGGGATGGGTTCCCCTTGCTCCAGTGGACATGGGGGGGCTAAGCTGCAAGAGGGCAAGAAAGGGAACAGGAGAGTGGACTCTCTCCCGGGCCCTAGTGTATGCAGTGCGAGTGCTGGACAGATCGACTCGTCGCATCGTCTCACCGGCGATGAAGGAAAGGGGGGGCGGTCAGGAATGTTCACAAAGAGTCCTTTTATCATCAAATAAAACATAGAAAGAACAGGCAGGTTTTTTTAATACCAGGGAGGACAAAATTGGCACTGTGTATTGAGGAGGAGGTAGGGGGCAGCCGGGACCTGAGGGCACTGCCCAGGTGGGAGGGCAAGCAACAGGTAGGTAAGAGGGTCTTTAGGTAGGTGGTGAGGACCGTATATCCCCAGTCTCAACCACACACACCCCGTGCACAATTTGCAAAACTCCATATAACTCATGGGACTCCCTGGGTTCCTTTCAACAAAATGGGATGGACAAGCTACACGCACAAAAAAACTAGATGAAGATGGAGTAGacagcctcctcttgtttgcaGCCTCGCAATTGTGACAGATGAACCAAAATACCCGTTTAAAAGCTAAAGGTGGGGGAGCAATATCCGATCTGGGCTTGACCACGGAAAAACCCGCCTCAGCTCTGTGCATTAAGGCAGACTGGCAGGACACGTCACTTTGAGAATAAACATTGGCCGCCAAGAGACACGACCCAAACGAGAGTGGACTACAGAGCTGAGCCCTGGTCTGTCCGCCAACCTGTCCAACACTTCGGACCTCCAATCTGAAGAGATCCCCTGAGGACCCATGTGAAAACGTTCAGTGGAGATCCTAAAATGTACCTGCAGTCCAACTTACAACCACCTCTGGAACAAACACAGCACAGAAAGACAGGAAGACCAAACCATGTTCCTGTGTGCAGTGAAGGGAGCGTCTGAGTCCCCGATTCATAAAACTTCTTTCGTTTTGAAAGACTAAGCACATACAGCCGATTGGACCAAATTGCACACAAGGTTTTTTCCACCTCCTCCTTCATCAGGAAGGGCAGGtgaaagtttcatgacattagccCTGTCGTTTGGATTGCATGTCTATATGTCTCATGTTAGATTGTCTGTTGGTGTTTTCTGTggtgaaaaacacaaacaaacttgGAAAAACCAGCCCAGGATTCTGCTGACAAGAGaaggataaaaataaaagtgacaataaggagaagaaaagaaaatgtgatgccccccacccacccacccaccacaAGAATTCCAGCTgtctgacctttttttttttttttcttcttttccttgCTTACAACGCAATACTGCAGATTGAGATGTTTTCGCAGCAAGCGTTCAATAGAGGAAGACCCCCCACCCCTGCAGAAGACCAAGCCGCTCCTCCTCCCGTTTCCTGCCTGCCTGTAGGTCAATGTCAATTAAAGGGGCATGGGGGGGCGAGCGGGGGGCGAGGGTCAGAGTCGGTGTGAGGCAGGCGGTTCTCAGGAGAGGGATTCCCGTTGTTTTGGCGTGAGAAGGGGTTTCTGGGAGAGGGAGCGGGATGGAGTCGGGGGGTGGGGAACTTGTTGGTACATTTTCCTTGGcctggttttctctctctctttttttctttttcgctttctctctctcgcgcgCTCCTCTATAACAAGAGGCAGGCGTTCTTCTTTCCTCGTTTCTTGGCCTGCAGCGCCGCCCTGGTGGCCATCTCGAACACCTCCCGCACCCCGTCCTTCGTCTTGGCCGAGCACTCCAGGTATCCAAAGGCGTTGATGCGGTTTGCCATGTCTCTACCTTCCTCTGGCTTCACGGGCTCCTGGAacaagggagaggaggagggtgaGGGGGCTATGATGTCAGAGACACAACAAGAGTCGCAGTGCAGAGATCAAGGCGGAATTGCTTTGTAGTTACTCTCTTGCTCTATTTGTGTGTATTGGCAGCGTGTGTGTGTACCAGTTTCATCTTGGCTAGAAATCGCCTTCCCCTTCCCCCCTGTGCATTagcagtgtgtgtatctgtttcATCTTGGcctcttccccctctccctctgtgtattggctgtgtgtgtgtgtacctgttTCATCTTGGCCAGCTCACGGCGTGTGTGGTCGTCATTGCGAAGGTCCTTCTTGTTGCCCACCAGGATGATGGGCACATTGGGGCAGAAGTGCTTCACCTCGGGAGTCCACTTCTCAGGGATGTTTTCTGTCAGAGGGGCAGCACAGCAGGAGAGTCAGGCAGACACACAAGCAGGGACACCCTCCAGAGTacgttacacaatttaaatcaaataacaTTAGAGTATAAAATGAGCCAACTCGACCGCTTTGTAATAAGCTTCTTAAAGGTCCAGACCAGGTCGAACAAATACACTTGTTGTCTTGCTGTACAAGACACCTGTTTTGCAAAATCCCAATCTTTCAAGCacagaaagaacaaaaacagcagCCGGAGTCAAGACCACATGACCTATCTGAGCGGAGGTATAGACATCGACCACTCCGTTGTCCTTGTGGGCATTGAGAACCTGCAGCCACCGTGTGCCACGTCTCATTTACCCGCATCTCTTAACCAATAAGGCTGCTCACCCAGACTGTCGGGGCTGTCGATGGAGAAGCACATGAGGATGACATCAGTGTCGGGGTAGGACAGGGGCCGCAGCCGGTCATAGTCTTCTTGTCCAGCTGTGTCCCACAGGGCCAGTTCAACCTGTCAGGAGGAGCGGCACcagttaaatacaattaaaacaaatacatcattAAAGCCTCCCTTCTCAGTCCCCTCATTTGGAAATAAAACTGCCTCCTCCGCTCTCCCCCCATTAAGAGGGTCCACCAGTTGCCGTGGTCTGGTGGTCAAGATCACAGACGACAGTGGCGCCCGGGAGAGGTGCAGGGCTTACCTGCTTGCCGTCCACCTCGATGTCAGCCACGTAGTTCTCGAAGACAGTGGGCACATAGACCTCGGGGAACTGGTCCTTGCTGAAGACAATGAGCAGACAGGTCTTTCCACAGGCTCCATCGCCCACGATCACCAGCTTCTTACGTATCGCAGCCATCTGAGAGAACAGACAAACAGGCACCTTAGAGATGGGCCTGGTCTTGCACCCTTGCAGACTGAAGTCACACTAGTTACATGTCATAAACGGAtgatgtctgctaagaaattattaataattccaataattactgtaagaaaataaaaaggggaCGGGGGGACTTTCACTCCCTTATTCCCAAAGTTCTGTCCTTGATTGCCTCACACTGATTTGGTTCCTGTTCTGTCGGAGTGACTCCCAACATATTGTGGGAGATGGGAATCCATTTGCACAGAGTCCAGAGcagaaataacacacacacacacacacacatcacctGGACTTGGTAGGACTGCAGATATGCTGGCTGTAGCACCATCTTTCTGAATCCTTACGCATACTTCTCTCTGCATTAACCAATCACACCCACTAACTCTGTGACCAATGCAGTCTTGTTTACCCAATAGCATCCCAATCGAATCCAGTTTACATTtgctatgttttgtttttctccatctTCTCGCCTCCTTCAACATATTTTGGTATCACTGTGTAAAATGCATCTGTATGTCTGTTGCAAATCAAACATTCATTTTTCTTAGAGggtaaaaataacaacaaacaagattataaaaaatgttaataaatgTACACAGCTGATTATTGCCCAACCGACATTGCCACACATGATATGTAATGAAGCCGATAAGAAGAACTGCATGAGGGTGGATTTGTGTGAAAAATTAGCATCACTATATGCAAACCCgaacaaacactctcactcaatTGTCAGTTTTACTTGCACTGACTGTTCCCTCTTGACTGCTTATGCGAAGGATCTGCTGTAATGGCTCTCCAGatatcatttcaattcaattcattttttacaatGTCAAGGCCTATATATATGAAGTATGAGGACTTGATGAAAAGA contains:
- the rhoac gene encoding rho-related GTP-binding protein RhoA-C, producing MAAIRKKLVIVGDGACGKTCLLIVFSKDQFPEVYVPTVFENYVADIEVDGKQVELALWDTAGQEDYDRLRPLSYPDTDVILMCFSIDSPDSLENIPEKWTPEVKHFCPNVPIILVGNKKDLRNDDHTRRELAKMKQEPVKPEEGRDMANRINAFGYLECSAKTKDGVREVFEMATRAALQAKKRGKKNACLLL